In Mixta intestinalis, the following are encoded in one genomic region:
- the cas6f gene encoding type I-F CRISPR-associated endoribonuclease Cas6/Csy4 produces MDHYQDIRLLPDPEFSLQQLMSVLFAKLHRALVEMGSQQVGVSFPQVKGDLGNTLRLHGSAQDLALLQQQPWLKGMRDHIELGEIQPVPSSVQYRTVRRVQVKSSAERLRRRSVKKGWLSEEQARCQIGVSAEQRSQLPYVRLKSASTGQAFPLFIAHGPLRNSASEGSFSAYGLSATATIPWF; encoded by the coding sequence ATGGATCATTATCAGGATATTCGCCTGCTGCCCGATCCGGAGTTTTCGCTTCAGCAGCTGATGTCGGTGCTTTTCGCTAAATTGCACCGGGCGCTGGTGGAGATGGGCAGCCAGCAGGTTGGTGTCAGCTTTCCACAGGTTAAGGGCGATTTAGGTAATACGCTGCGCCTGCATGGTTCAGCACAGGATCTGGCGCTTTTGCAGCAGCAGCCCTGGCTGAAAGGCATGCGTGACCATATCGAACTGGGGGAGATTCAGCCGGTTCCGTCTTCGGTGCAGTACCGCACCGTCAGGCGCGTACAGGTTAAAAGCAGCGCCGAACGGCTGCGGCGGCGTTCGGTGAAAAAGGGCTGGCTGAGCGAAGAACAGGCGCGCTGCCAGATCGGGGTTTCAGCCGAACAGCGTAGCCAACTGCCCTATGTGCGGCTGAAAAGTGCCTCGACCGGGCAGGCATTTCCGCTGTTTATCGCGCACGGTCCGCTACGCAACAGCGCCAGCGAGGGAAGCTTTAGCGCCTATGGCCTGAGCGCAACGGCAACGATTCCCTGGTTTTAA
- the fadE gene encoding acyl-CoA dehydrogenase FadE, translating to MMVLSVLATLVLIGVLFWHRISLPASSAILLLWTAAMALLDLWTPWLLLPLAIVLLPFNLPTLRRSLFSAPMLRTFRKVMPPMSRTEKEAIDAGTTWWEGDLFRGNPDWKKLHNYPQPRLTAEEQAFLDGPVEEACRMANDFQITHEMADLPPALWAYLKEHRFFAMIIKKEYGGLEFSAYAQSRVLQKLAGVSGILAITVGVPNSLGPGELLQHYGTDEQKDRYLPGLARGEEIPCFALTSPEAGSDAGAIPDTGVVCMGEWQGQQVLGMRLTWNKRYITLAPIATVLGLAFKLYDPEHLLGDTEELGITCALIPTQTPGVEIGKRHFPLNVPFQNGPTRGKDIFVPIDYIIGGPKMAGQGWRMLVECLSVGRGITLPSNSTGSLKSLALATGAYARIRRQFKVSIGKMEGIEEPLARIAGNAYVMDAAASLITYGIMLGEKPAVLSAIVKYHCTHRGQRAIIDAMDIAGGKGIMLGKSNFLARAYQGAPIAITVEGANILTRSMIIFGQGAIRCHPYVLQEMAAAERNDLASFDRALFSHIGHVGSNAVRSLWLGITAGRTSASPTRDATRRYYQHLNRISANLALLSDVSMSVLGGSLKRRERVSARLGDVLSQLYLASAALKRYDDEGRQEADLPLLHWGVQDALNQAEDAIDDLLRNFPHAAAGAMLRLMIFPAGRHCRAPSDCLDHQLAKLLQTPSATRSRLGRGQYLTPSEHNPAGQLEAALQDIMAAEVIHERLSKQLKKHLPFTRLDELAQRALQEGWISAEEAEVLKQAEVSRLRSINVDEFEADALATQPVKPQQSPLRKSEAA from the coding sequence ATGATGGTTCTTTCTGTTCTTGCGACGCTGGTGCTGATCGGCGTGCTTTTCTGGCATCGGATTTCGCTGCCCGCCAGCAGCGCAATTCTGCTGCTCTGGACGGCGGCAATGGCGCTGCTCGACCTCTGGACGCCCTGGCTGCTGTTGCCGCTGGCTATCGTACTGCTGCCTTTCAACCTGCCGACGCTGCGCCGTTCGCTGTTCTCTGCGCCGATGCTGCGCACCTTTCGTAAAGTGATGCCGCCGATGTCCCGTACCGAGAAAGAGGCGATCGATGCGGGCACCACCTGGTGGGAAGGCGATCTGTTTCGCGGCAACCCGGACTGGAAAAAGCTGCATAACTACCCGCAACCGCGCCTGACCGCCGAAGAACAGGCATTTCTCGACGGCCCGGTGGAAGAAGCCTGCCGTATGGCGAACGATTTCCAGATCACCCATGAGATGGCCGATCTGCCGCCGGCGCTGTGGGCATATCTGAAAGAGCATCGCTTCTTCGCCATGATTATCAAGAAAGAATATGGCGGCCTGGAATTCTCCGCTTACGCGCAGTCACGCGTATTGCAAAAGCTGGCGGGCGTTTCTGGTATCCTGGCGATCACCGTCGGCGTACCGAACTCGCTCGGCCCTGGCGAACTGCTACAGCATTACGGCACCGATGAACAGAAAGATCGCTATCTGCCTGGTCTGGCGCGCGGCGAAGAGATCCCCTGCTTTGCGCTGACCAGCCCGGAAGCGGGTTCCGATGCGGGTGCCATTCCCGATACCGGCGTGGTTTGCATGGGGGAATGGCAGGGGCAGCAGGTGTTGGGTATGCGCCTCACCTGGAACAAGCGTTACATTACGCTGGCACCGATTGCCACCGTGCTTGGCCTGGCCTTTAAGCTGTACGATCCCGAACATCTGCTGGGCGATACTGAAGAACTCGGCATCACCTGCGCCCTGATCCCGACGCAGACACCGGGCGTAGAGATTGGCAAACGTCACTTTCCGCTGAACGTGCCGTTTCAGAACGGCCCGACGCGCGGCAAAGATATTTTCGTGCCGATTGATTACATTATCGGCGGCCCGAAAATGGCCGGCCAGGGCTGGCGGATGCTGGTTGAGTGCCTGTCGGTAGGCCGCGGCATTACCCTGCCCTCAAATTCTACCGGCAGCCTGAAAAGCCTGGCGCTGGCAACCGGTGCCTATGCGCGTATCCGCCGTCAGTTCAAAGTCTCTATCGGTAAAATGGAAGGCATTGAAGAGCCGCTGGCGCGTATCGCCGGTAACGCGTATGTGATGGACGCCGCAGCCTCGCTGATTACCTACGGCATCATGCTTGGCGAAAAACCGGCGGTGCTCTCAGCAATCGTAAAATATCACTGCACCCATCGCGGCCAGCGCGCCATTATTGACGCGATGGATATTGCCGGTGGTAAAGGCATTATGCTCGGTAAAAGCAACTTCCTGGCGCGGGCTTATCAGGGTGCGCCGATCGCCATTACCGTTGAAGGGGCTAATATTCTGACGCGCAGCATGATTATCTTCGGTCAGGGTGCCATTCGCTGTCATCCTTATGTGTTGCAGGAGATGGCGGCCGCCGAACGCAACGATCTTGCCAGTTTCGACCGGGCGCTGTTCAGCCATATCGGTCATGTGGGCAGCAATGCGGTGCGCAGCCTGTGGCTTGGTATCACTGCCGGACGCACCAGCGCCTCGCCGACGCGTGACGCCACGCGCCGCTACTATCAGCATCTGAACCGCATCAGCGCTAACCTTGCCCTGCTGTCGGATGTCTCCATGTCGGTGCTGGGCGGCAGCCTGAAACGCCGCGAGCGTGTCTCCGCGCGTCTTGGCGATGTACTGAGCCAGCTCTATCTCGCCTCGGCAGCGCTGAAGCGTTATGACGACGAAGGGCGTCAGGAAGCGGATCTGCCGCTGCTGCACTGGGGCGTACAGGATGCGCTGAATCAGGCGGAGGATGCGATTGACGATCTGCTGCGTAACTTCCCTCACGCCGCCGCTGGCGCCATGCTGCGCCTGATGATTTTCCCGGCGGGACGTCATTGTCGCGCCCCCTCCGACTGTCTCGATCATCAGCTGGCGAAGCTGCTGCAAACGCCATCCGCCACGCGTTCACGGCTGGGACGCGGCCAGTATTTAACGCCGAGCGAGCATAACCCAGCCGGACAGCTGGAAGCCGCGTTGCAGGATATTATGGCGGCGGAGGTCATTCACGAACGCCTGAGCAAACAGTTGAAAAAACATCTGCCGTTTACCCGCCTTGATGAGCTGGCGCAGCGCGCCTTGCAGGAAGGATGGATTAGCGCGGAGGAAGCCGAGGTGCTGAAGCAGGCTGAGGTGAGCCGTTTGCGCTCGATTAACGTGGATGAGTTTGAGGCGGATGCGCTGGCAACCCAGCCGGTAAAGCCGCAGCAATCGCCGCTGCGCAAGAGTGAAGCGGCCTGA
- the lpcA gene encoding D-sedoheptulose 7-phosphate isomerase has protein sequence MYQDIIRSELNEAADTLNKFLSEDANIHAIQRAAVLLADSFKAGGKVLSCGNGGSHCDAMHFAEELTGRYRENRPGYPAIAISDVSHLSCVSNDFGYDYVFSRYVEAVGRAGDVLLGISTSGNSANVIKAIEAARAQGMKVITLTGKDGGKMAGSADIEIRVPHFGYADRIQEIHIKVIHILMLLIEKEMEKK, from the coding sequence ATGTACCAGGATATTATTCGTTCAGAACTTAACGAAGCAGCGGACACGCTAAATAAATTCCTGAGCGAAGACGCCAATATTCACGCGATCCAGCGCGCGGCGGTGTTGCTGGCCGACAGTTTTAAAGCGGGCGGCAAGGTGCTTTCCTGCGGCAATGGCGGCTCGCACTGCGATGCGATGCACTTTGCTGAAGAACTGACCGGGCGCTACCGTGAAAACCGTCCCGGCTATCCGGCTATCGCTATCTCTGACGTTAGCCATCTCTCCTGCGTCAGTAACGATTTTGGCTACGATTATGTCTTCTCGCGCTACGTTGAGGCGGTAGGGCGTGCGGGCGATGTGCTGCTGGGGATCTCTACCTCAGGCAACTCTGCTAATGTGATCAAGGCGATTGAAGCGGCGCGCGCTCAGGGCATGAAAGTGATTACCCTGACCGGTAAAGATGGCGGCAAAATGGCAGGCAGCGCCGATATTGAAATCCGCGTGCCTCATTTCGGTTATGCTGACCGCATCCAGGAGATTCATATCAAAGTGATCCATATCCTGATGCTGCTGATCGAAAAAGAGATGGAGAAAAAGTAA
- a CDS encoding class II glutamine amidotransferase, with the protein MCELLGMSANVPTDICFSFTGLVQRGGGTGPHKDGWGITFYENKGCRTFKDPQPSYSSPIARLVQEYPIKSCSVVAHIRQANRGQVSLENTHPFTRELWGRHWTYAHNGQLNGYRQLETGNFRPVGETDSEKAFCWLLHKLATRYPRTPGNWPAVFRYIAELAAELRQKGVFNMLLSDGRYLMAYCSTNLFWITRRAPFGKAKLLDQDVEIDFQKQTTPNDVVTVIATQPLTGNETWHRIAPGEWQLFCLGERQE; encoded by the coding sequence ATGTGTGAACTGCTCGGTATGAGCGCTAATGTCCCAACTGATATTTGCTTTAGCTTCACCGGACTGGTGCAGCGCGGCGGCGGCACCGGGCCGCATAAGGATGGCTGGGGCATCACCTTTTATGAAAATAAAGGCTGCCGCACCTTTAAAGATCCGCAGCCCAGCTACAGCTCGCCGATTGCACGGTTGGTGCAGGAGTATCCGATAAAATCCTGTTCGGTAGTGGCGCATATTCGTCAGGCCAACCGTGGCCAGGTCTCGCTGGAAAATACGCATCCCTTTACCCGCGAACTCTGGGGCCGCCACTGGACCTACGCCCATAACGGCCAGCTTAACGGCTATCGTCAGCTGGAGACCGGCAATTTTCGTCCGGTAGGCGAAACCGACAGTGAAAAGGCGTTCTGCTGGCTGCTGCATAAGCTGGCGACGCGCTATCCGCGCACGCCCGGCAACTGGCCTGCGGTATTTCGTTATATTGCTGAACTGGCGGCAGAGCTGCGGCAGAAAGGCGTATTTAATATGCTGCTGTCGGACGGGCGCTATTTAATGGCCTACTGCTCAACCAATCTGTTCTGGATTACGCGGCGTGCGCCTTTTGGCAAAGCCAAACTGCTGGATCAGGATGTGGAGATCGATTTTCAAAAGCAGACCACGCCAAATGACGTGGTCACGGTGATTGCCACACAGCCGTTAACCGGCAATGAAACCTGGCACCGGATTGCGCCAGGTGAATGGCAGCTATTTTGCCTGGGTGAGCGCCAGGAATGA
- the dpaA gene encoding peptidoglycan meso-diaminopimelic acid protein amidase, with protein sequence MGKIALLFAMILLPALSMASIPEPAQPLAPVSKELKKQLLGTPVYIQIFKEERTLELYGKIGNEYRLLDSYRICNFSGGLGPKRRQGDFKSPEGFYSVKLSQLKPDSRFYRAINIGFPNQYDRERGYDGKYLMIHGACVSIGCYAMTNAYMDEIFSYVDAALRNGQPEVAVSIYPFRMTESNMHNHRNSYYASFWRELQPGYAWFVEHRQPPTMVVSNGKYVLNGTPVSGTPAASQSFLALTQAK encoded by the coding sequence ATGGGCAAAATCGCACTCTTGTTTGCGATGATTCTTTTGCCGGCCCTCAGCATGGCAAGCATACCTGAACCTGCACAACCACTTGCGCCGGTCAGTAAAGAGTTAAAGAAGCAGCTATTAGGCACGCCGGTCTACATTCAGATCTTCAAAGAAGAACGCACGCTGGAGCTGTACGGTAAAATCGGCAACGAATATCGCCTGCTCGACAGCTATCGCATCTGTAATTTTTCTGGCGGCCTGGGGCCAAAGCGTCGTCAGGGTGATTTTAAAAGCCCGGAAGGTTTTTACAGCGTTAAGCTAAGCCAGCTGAAGCCGGATAGCCGCTTTTATCGCGCCATCAATATTGGTTTCCCCAACCAGTACGATCGCGAACGCGGCTATGATGGTAAATACCTGATGATTCATGGTGCCTGCGTCTCCATCGGCTGTTATGCGATGACTAACGCCTATATGGATGAGATTTTCAGCTACGTCGATGCCGCCCTGCGCAACGGTCAGCCGGAAGTGGCGGTCAGCATCTATCCGTTCCGCATGACCGAAAGCAATATGCACAACCACCGCAACTCCTATTACGCCAGCTTCTGGCGGGAGCTACAGCCGGGCTACGCCTGGTTTGTTGAGCATCGCCAGCCGCCGACGATGGTGGTCAGCAACGGCAAGTATGTGCTGAACGGTACGCCGGTCAGCGGCACGCCTGCCGCCTCCCAGTCATTCCTGGCGCTCACCCAGGCAAAATAG
- the dinB gene encoding DNA polymerase IV encodes MRKIIHVDMDCFYAAVEMRDNPSLRDIPLAIGGSHTQRGVISTANYPARKYGVRSAMSTAMALKLCPHLTLLPGRFDAYKEASAHIREIFSRYTSLIEPLSLDEAYLDVSNSSHCHGSATLIAREIRQTIADELNLTASAGIAPVKFLAKIASDLNKPNGQFVITPDKMPSFLLTLPLAKIPGVGKVTAKKLEDLGLRTCADVQNSDLAMLLKRFGKFGRVIWERSHGIDEREVVADRERKSLGVERTLSEDIHHWEQCIEIIDRLYEELERRLTKIKPDRHIARQGVKLKFSDFQQTTQEHVWPMLNKEDLLAVAKEAWDARRGGRGVRLVGLHVTLLNPQLERQLLLGL; translated from the coding sequence ATGCGCAAAATCATTCATGTCGATATGGACTGTTTTTACGCCGCGGTGGAAATGCGCGATAACCCCAGCCTGCGCGATATTCCGCTGGCTATCGGCGGCAGCCATACCCAGCGCGGCGTGATCAGCACCGCGAACTATCCGGCGCGTAAATATGGCGTGCGCAGCGCGATGTCTACGGCGATGGCGCTAAAACTCTGCCCGCATCTGACGCTGCTGCCGGGGCGCTTTGACGCCTATAAAGAAGCCTCCGCCCATATTCGTGAGATCTTTTCCCGCTACACCTCCCTGATTGAGCCGCTGTCGCTGGATGAAGCCTATCTGGATGTCAGCAACAGCTCGCACTGTCACGGTTCGGCAACGCTGATCGCCCGTGAGATTCGCCAGACCATTGCCGACGAGCTTAACCTTACCGCTTCGGCGGGCATCGCGCCGGTTAAGTTTCTCGCCAAAATCGCCTCTGATTTAAATAAGCCCAACGGGCAGTTTGTTATTACACCGGATAAGATGCCGTCGTTTCTGCTGACGCTGCCGCTGGCAAAAATTCCCGGCGTCGGTAAGGTGACGGCGAAAAAGCTGGAAGACTTGGGGCTGCGCACCTGTGCCGATGTGCAGAACAGCGATCTGGCGATGCTGCTAAAGCGCTTTGGTAAATTTGGCCGCGTAATTTGGGAACGCAGCCACGGCATTGATGAACGCGAAGTGGTTGCCGATCGCGAGCGTAAATCACTCGGCGTGGAGCGCACGCTGTCAGAAGATATTCATCACTGGGAGCAGTGCATTGAGATTATCGATCGCCTGTATGAGGAGCTGGAGCGGCGGCTGACCAAAATCAAGCCGGATCGTCATATTGCCCGGCAGGGCGTTAAGCTCAAGTTCAGCGATTTTCAGCAAACGACTCAGGAGCATGTCTGGCCGATGCTGAACAAAGAGGATTTGCTGGCGGTAGCGAAAGAGGCCTGGGATGCACGGCGCGGCGGGCGCGGTGTCCGGCTGGTAGGCCTGCACGTTACGCTGCTTAATCCCCAGCTGGAGCGTCAGCTGCTGTTGGGGCTGTAA
- the pepD gene encoding beta-Ala-His dipeptidase, with the protein MSELSQLSPQPLWDIFAKICSIPHPSFHEEALAQHILSWAKEKGFWCERDQVGNILIRKPATPGMENRKPVALQAHLDMVPQKNNDTVHDFTKDPIQPWIDGEWVKARGTTLGADNGIGIASALAVLADDSVEHGPLEVLLTMTEETGMDGAFGLQPNWLQSEILINTDSEEEGEIYMGCAGGIDVTSTLPLQREAVPAGYEHLRLTLKGLKGGHSGADIHLGLGNANKLLVRFLADHARDFDLRLVDFAGGTLRNAIPREAFATFALPTAKIDALKSAAMGYLATLQNELGAVEKNIALQTEPVAGDVQALTAQSRDRFIALLNSTPNGVIRNSDVAKGVVETSLNIGVVSMDEQEAKINCLIRSLIDSGKESVVAMLASLGELAGAQTVAKGSYPGWQPDASSPVMALVRETYHRLFNKTPNIQVIHAGLECGLFKKPYPDMDMVSIGPTITGPHSPDEQVHIGSVGLYWQLLTELLKAIPAK; encoded by the coding sequence GTGTCTGAATTGTCTCAACTCTCTCCCCAGCCGCTGTGGGATATTTTCGCTAAAATTTGTTCTATCCCGCATCCTTCTTTTCATGAAGAAGCGCTGGCGCAGCACATCCTCTCCTGGGCGAAGGAGAAAGGCTTCTGGTGCGAACGCGACCAGGTCGGCAATATTTTGATTCGCAAACCGGCAACGCCGGGCATGGAAAACCGTAAACCAGTCGCGCTACAGGCGCATCTGGATATGGTGCCGCAGAAAAACAACGACACCGTACACGATTTTACGAAAGACCCGATTCAGCCGTGGATTGATGGCGAATGGGTAAAAGCACGCGGCACCACGCTGGGCGCTGATAACGGTATCGGCATAGCTTCCGCGCTGGCGGTGCTGGCCGATGACAGCGTAGAGCACGGCCCGCTGGAAGTGCTGCTGACCATGACGGAAGAAACCGGCATGGATGGCGCGTTTGGCCTGCAACCCAACTGGCTACAGTCAGAAATCCTGATTAACACCGATTCGGAAGAAGAAGGTGAAATCTATATGGGCTGCGCGGGCGGCATTGACGTCACCTCAACCCTGCCGCTACAGCGTGAAGCCGTTCCGGCCGGTTACGAGCACCTGCGTCTGACGCTGAAAGGGCTGAAAGGCGGTCACTCCGGTGCGGATATTCATCTCGGCCTCGGCAATGCTAATAAGCTGCTGGTACGTTTCCTCGCCGATCACGCCCGTGATTTCGATCTGCGTCTGGTGGATTTCGCCGGGGGTACGCTGCGCAATGCTATCCCGCGTGAAGCCTTTGCTACCTTTGCGCTGCCGACGGCAAAAATCGATGCGCTGAAATCAGCGGCGATGGGCTATCTCGCCACGCTGCAAAACGAGCTGGGTGCAGTAGAGAAAAATATCGCGCTGCAAACCGAGCCGGTAGCGGGTGACGTACAGGCGCTGACGGCCCAGAGCCGCGATCGCTTTATCGCCCTGCTGAACAGTACGCCGAACGGCGTCATCCGCAACTCCGACGTGGCAAAAGGCGTAGTGGAAACCTCCCTGAATATCGGCGTAGTTTCCATGGACGAGCAGGAAGCGAAAATTAACTGCCTGATCCGCTCGCTGATCGACAGCGGCAAGGAGTCTGTCGTCGCGATGCTCGCTTCGCTGGGCGAACTGGCTGGCGCGCAGACCGTGGCAAAAGGCAGCTATCCGGGCTGGCAGCCGGACGCCAGCTCGCCGGTGATGGCGCTGGTGCGTGAAACCTATCACCGTCTGTTTAACAAAACGCCGAACATTCAGGTGATTCACGCCGGTCTGGAGTGCGGCCTGTTTAAGAAACCTTACCCGGATATGGATATGGTTTCTATCGGCCCGACCATTACCGGCCCGCACTCGCCGGATGAGCAGGTACATATTGGCAGCGTCGGCCTTTACTGGCAGCTGCTGACCGAACTGCTGAAGGCGATTCCGGCGAAATAA